One window of the Lemur catta isolate mLemCat1 chromosome 6, mLemCat1.pri, whole genome shotgun sequence genome contains the following:
- the CYTH4 gene encoding cytohesin-4: MDLCHPDPVELSSREAEELQRIKWHRKQLLEDIQKLKDEIADVFAQIDCFESAEESRMAQKEKELCIGRKKFNMDPTKGIQYLTEHKLLTPDVQDIARFLYKGEGLNKTAIGTYLGERDSVNLQVLQAFVDCHEFANLNLVQALRQFLWSFRLPGEAQKIDRMMETFATRYCLCNPGVFQSTDTCYVLSFSIIMLNTSLHNPNVRDRPPFERFVSMNRGINNGSDLPEEQLRNLFDSIKSEPFSIPEDDGNDLTHTFFNPDREGWLLKLGGRVKTWKRRWFILTDNCLYYFEFTTDKEPRGIIPLENLSVQKVDDPKKPFCLELYSPGCRGQKIKACKTDGDGKVVEGKHESYRISASSAEERDQWIAAIRASITRVPFYDLVSARKKKIASKQ, translated from the exons ACCCGGTGGAGCTGAgcagcagggaggcagaggagctgCAGCGCATCAAGTGGCACCGGAAGCAGCTTCTGGAGGACATCCAG AAGCTGAAGGATGAGATCGCGGATGTGTTTGCCCAAATCGACTGCTTCGAGAGCGCAGAGgagag CCGCATGGCCCAGAAGGAGAAGGAGCTGTGCATCGGGCGCAAGAAGTTCAACATGGACCCCACCAAG GGCATCCAGTATCTCACTGAGCACAAGCTGCTGACCCCCGACGTCCAGGACATCGCCCGGTTCCTGTACAAGGGCGAGGGCCTCAACAAGACAGCCATTGGCACCTACCTGGGGGAGAG GGACTCCGTCAACCTGCAGGTCCTGCAGGCCTTCGTGGACTGCCACGAGTTCGCCAACCTCAACCTCGTCCAGGCCCTCAG GCAGTTCCTGTGGAGCTTCCGGCTGCCCGGGGAGGCGCAGAAGATTGACCGGATGATGGAGACCTTTGCCACTCGATACTGCCTCTGCAACCCGGGCGTCTTCCAGTCCACAG ACACCTGCTACGTGCTGTCTTTCTCCATCATCATGCTCAACACCAGCCTCCACAACCCCAACGTGCGGGACAGGCCACCTTTTGAGCGCTTCGTGTCCATGAACCGTGGCATCAACAACGGCAGCGACCTGCCCGAGGAGCAGCTTCGG AACCTCTTCGACAGCATCAAGAGTGAGCCCTTCTCCATCCCTGAGGACGACGGCAACGACCTCACTCACACCTTCTTCAACCCGGACCGCGAGGGCTGGCTGCTCAAGCTGG GGGGCCGCGTGAAGACGTGGAAACGGCGCTGGTTCATCCTGACCGACAACTGCCTCTACTACTTCGAGTTCACCACC GACAAGGAGCCACGGGGAATCATACCCCTGGAGAACCTCTCGGTGCAGAAGGTGGACGACCCCAAGAAGCCA TTCTGCCTGGAGCTCTACAGCCCCGGCTGCCGGGGCCAGAAGATAAAGGCCTGCAAGACCGACGGCGACGGCAAAGTGGTGGAGGGCAAGCACGAGTCCTACCGGATCTCGGCCTCCAGCGCAGAGGAGCGTGACCAGTGGATCGCGGCCATCCG AGCCAGCATCACCCGCGTCCCCTTCTACGACCTGGTCTCCGCTCGGAAGAAGAAGATTGCCAGCAAGCAGTGA